A stretch of DNA from Acanthopagrus latus isolate v.2019 chromosome 7, fAcaLat1.1, whole genome shotgun sequence:
AAATGCTGGCTATTTAGCCTAAATACAGGGTAGCCTTTTCCCTGCATACTGGCCTCAGGTCAAGTTTGGTTTGAGTTACTTTTTTAGCTTCATACCCGATGACTTTCCCATGGAACGTGGCCAACACACACGTCCACCAAAGCACAGGCTGAAACTCACAAATGCTTTTCATAATTGAGGTCTCACGGAAAAGCCAGTTAACACTCTCACGTTCCGAAAGGCAGATTTTCCAGCAGCCAATTTCAGGTGAGAGAGATAAAGCAACTAGACAAACCTGGTTAACTAGAAACCTTGTTGGATATTTCAGCGGCCTCGAAGGCAGCTCTCATGCAGCGCAAAGAGTAAAAGAGtggggaaaaagaaataaaaacaagaaaaagtgcTTATTTGCCATCTGTTTAGGCAACCATCTTTCCAaacaaccccccaccccacaaCCCCCAGATTCCATtcacagagtgagaaaaaaagatttaaataatcCCATTCAATAATTCATATAATAATGAACACCACATTTGAAGTTAAACACAGTAGATAATATTGTAGCCTCACAATCCGGCAGAGCGTACCACATGGCTTTTTGTCTGACGCAAGACCAGCTCACTATTGACAGTTagcccttcccttcccttctcttcctctacatctcaaacacaaggacacacacacacgtacacacatttttaaagcaacttACCCTGATGGTCAAGAACAAGgctagtttttcttttctgattaattGTAGGATAAATCCGCCCGCAAGTttactcaattttttttttcctccaatgtTTATATATAGCTTTGTTCTTAGGAGCCTTTCCAAAGCTCCTTGGTAGTGTGAGTGAGTGTagtgaagagaggagagagtgagagagattacaggctgggagggagggagcgggaAATGGGAACACCCATACTTTAACCCTTTGTTAAGCACCTTACAGGTAGTATCGCAGCTGCAAAGAGGACCGGAGGGATCCACTCGCCAGGTGTCTGCACCGGGAAGGTGTCAACACCAACACCCAAACAAAAGGGGGGGaattaaatgtagttttctcttttttcaaagaCAGACTGCAGTTCAAGGCCACAGGTAATCCCAGGGAGCCCATCCAATCAACAGGGCTTCTGCTGTTCATACTGAAGACTAATTACCATGTCATTACAGAGTATGCATGTGGGGAGGGAGTCATCTGAGTGGGTTTTTTGTTCCAGCATGGGCGGATACTCACTGACAGTTTACATCCTGCTGGAAGTCACAGTGATGGTAATTAGCTTAGGAGATAAGTGCTTTTTTAAGATTGCCCACATGTGATTGTGCTTAGGAGTGGAAACATTGTGCATGCCTGTGAGTTATCGTGAACCTGACCTGGCCTGTAACAGTGGAAACAGCCGAGTCCAGCAACATTTACTCGTTCCTCAAAAGTACTTTCAGTTGGCCGATAAAGTTCAGCAGATACGAGGTCCGCCTGCACACCCCAGAAAACACCCAAATTGTCTTTATCTCAGCCTGACACAAAGCCTTTACTGGAACAAGATCTaatctgctggtgttttttttctttcctcttcttgaGGTCAAGCTGAAATGAATGATgcctttttaattagtttaGTTTACATCCACGGTCACATTATTCACCCAGATACCAATATATACCAATAAatcaatgtttttgtgtgtgtggttttttttttttttaaattgatcaaAATCAGATTTCTTCCTGCAAAACTAAATGTCATGTGCAGTTACATAAGCTTGTACTAACCAATTTCAGCCAATATCATAATGACATCCACCCTTCGATCAATCTCCAACTTTACGCTGAGTGACTGGTGTCCCTGGAGCCGActgctgcacaaaaaaacacaaatctatAACTTTATTCAcagattcattaaaaaaaagctacacTGTCAATTATTCCACTtgagaatgaaaacaagatgtttctttcttgGGCTATATTAAAATCTGCCACTGGAACAAGTTGTCTATAAAACAAGTGACCTAACTCTCAGTGAATGTTACTCTCTAGGGGCTGGCGTCGACTCTATTTCTATATATTGTGATGAGAAGTTAGACAAATACATATGCGGTGAGTTGTTGCAGTTTGCATGTAacgggaaaaacaaaaataccactTCCACATTTCAAACAATTTGGAgtagtgtgaaaacaaaacatcagctcTGTGCAGGCTGAGTGTAGTGATGGAAACATTAATGGCTACCTCGAATCACCTTAAATGACCTCACAGTTAAAGTCGGTTCCATGGGTGATTTGGAAAAACCCAGTGAGCGTATAACCTTACAAACTTGAGTAACATAAAGTTcaacaggagacattttatcTGCATAAAACCCTCCATCCAACACTTAATGTTATTTTCACACCACCCGTGACAGCGTTTGGAGCCAAGATGATCTCCCATTTCAGCGAGTCATTTAAAAATCCTGGCTCAGTGCTGTGCGTGCTGCCAGCATGTCACCAAAAGGACAGACTGCAATcaagaataaaacatacatCTTCATCTGAAATGTTCAACAGGAGCTGAAGCTGACAAATGGTATTCTTATGTCTACTGCCAGTCAAatccacacaaacagagacaatcAGTGTAAATAATGATACGTTTGTTCAGTATCCCCCCCCACGTGTATGAATAGGAAGTTGTGTCGTGGCTCAAATGCCGGAGCAGCTGACTTGTATAGGCCTTGTGAGGCCCTCTTCTGGTACTCACCTCTCCAGTAACAGTCAGACAAAGGGATGTCTTCAGTCTGGACAGTAGTAACAGGGTAAAAAGTTTAAAGGAGCTGGCTGGTTCAATCCCCAAAATCTGCCTTTCACAGAGCCATGAAGTTCTCGTCAGCtggaagaggagacagaaagaatgggggaaggagggaggcaaTAATCGCGCGCATTCAGAGACATCCTGCCCCGTCACAAGCAAAGCCCCTCCCCACTCTACAGGCCGCTCGGGCCACACTTGGAGCTCTGTCGCTTCATGAAATACTGCCAGTCTAACTGTGCATATCTGGACACTGTCAGCATTGATCCCGGTGTTTCACCCCAGGAGCATTTTGGAATATGCAAGCAGCGTTTCTAATGAAATGTAGAGCCTAAAGCTGAGAGATAAAAACTGAATTCTGACTGTAATGATCTGCCTACAATTACAgtgcagcagctgtgcagctggTGGTGCCAATAAAACGTGTTGCTGTGGAaaattttcttttggtttttttttcctaagcCTCAGCTTTGTGTCATCAGCTCACTGCTGTTGCCATCTAGTGGACACAAAGTCACAGTACTAATCAGCAGGGATGCGCACCAAACCCTGGTATTAAATGGGCCCCTGGGCTATTTTATTACGCATTTAAACTTTTTGGTGTAGTTTGTTTAACCTAATCCCTCTACAAACAGACAGCAATCACATCAGCAGCGGGAGTTGGACTGGTACTGACTGATATCTGTGTTCTTCATTCATTCTAAACTTAACTCAGTGTTTCGATATCaggaatattatttattttatgatcaTTTTGGGTTTGTTTCCGATGAGATATTATGAAAGTTTAATACCCAAGTGATACCCATGCTACTGCTCAGTGAATTATATAAACAATGCTGCCATCCATGACTTGACAATcaatttaatcaattatttcttattatttacCGACAGGTGGGAGGTATCAAGGTCCCTTTATAGATAAAGAAAGATACGTGGTATCTGACCGATGCATAGATGTCTATACTTGCCAATATCGATTCCAGTGTTTCAGGCAGTATTAGTGGCATTTCTGATACTATTATCTGTATAATAATAACTCTATAAAACATACAAATTGAATATTTATCTAAATATACATTAAGTATTGAAAAGTATCATATcctcacatttcagaagctgaaGTCTGAGGACATGTTTGCGTTTTAACTGAAATATAACTGATATATTGTTTGCCTCCaagagcaaataaaaacaaaactcaaaataatacaaaactactgtctttatttgtttaagaaaaaacacatgaacaacaTGAACACCTGTAAAATGATGCGACTTCTTGCCAGTAGTCGAGTGAGTTTCCAGTTTCACTGATGAGTTAAACAACTGGTGGTCCATTCAGAAAACCTGTCACTTCCCCTTGTCCACCCACGCAAAGAAATTACACCGAGCGTCAGGGTTGGATGCGTGTCCCTGAGGACGAGCACACACAAAGAACTGTTTGCCCATGTTTGGCCCCTCCTTTTTTACAGTACGGAGCACACAGGGTTCCCCGTGGACCTTACAGGAGGGTGGCGGCGGTGGTCCATGAAGCACTGATTTCCAAAACCCTAAAGATGTCCCTTTCTTGGCAGCTGAGTGTTCCACAGTGGGCTGTGGGGTTAAACATTTCGTCTTCAACCGTTTCTCATTTTCGTCTGTGGCGCTGTTGGTGCGAAGCTGTGGTTGACGATCAAAGACAGGTGCAGTCTCTTCAGGTACCAGCTGTGAAACTGAGGCGACATCCTCTCTAGGTATTGAAGCATTCTGAGGGTTTTGAGACGGTATAACTTCCAGGCCGAGTGTATTTTCACAGTCCCTGACAGGGGCTCCAGTAGAGGGAAGATTTGTGAACttgggtttaaaaaaagaaaggaggctGCCCTGTGGCTTGGATGAAGTCTTTacagtctttgtcttttttccctttgGAACAACAGAGTCTGATGTCAATAACCGTTTTTTACCAGAGATGCTCACAGCTCCAGATGGGTTCAaattctccctcctctcctcctcttcttgaGATCCAGGTAAAGCCTCCCTCTGCTCAGACGGACATGGTTTTTGGTCCACCTTCGCAAAGAAGCGGGATAGTTTCTGCTGCTTGCCTGCAAACTCTGGCAGGTAGCGGGTACAGAGGGGAGGAGGTTTGGTGCTGGGAAGGAAAGAGCAGCTCAGCTGCCCCCACACAGGGCAGTGATCTGACCCCTCCACCTCTGGCATGAtatctgctgccacaaactgctCCTTGGTGAGCTGGCAATCCGCAAATATGTAGTCGATGCGCGTGCCGTAGTTGGTCTGCCGCGCTCCAGTGAGAGTGGACCAGCATGTGAAGGCGCTGGTGCGAGTAGGGTGGAAAAACCGAAAGGTATCCACAAATTTTCCATGTCCATTTTTGGGATCTGCTGAAGTTACCTCAGATTCTTCATCGTGTTTCTCCtcattcctctcctcttcctgtctgaccCCGTGCAAAAAGCcattcagccacttcctccCAGGGTTCTCCTCAAAATCATCCtgagttttgagaaaaacaaagtagttagagtttcattatttttaatatacatACACTGTGCACATCAGGACAAAACATGTAATACTTTACTGTTCCttcatgttaaaatgaataGTAACATTCTTTACATTCTTTGgaaaaaacctgtctttgatTTAAACCAaactcattggctgttgtttttaacttcATTTTTAACGTACAGACAggagagtggtatcaatcttctcatcttaGTCTCTGCAAGCCAATCCAATAGGGAagattaacaaaacaaacaagaaaaacattgatATGATATTTTAACCTTTCACTTACGCTGTCACAGGGGTCACAGTGGTCTATTGGCCGGTGAGATGTATTCACATCTCCCAAAACAATCACATGGCTGaaaaatgtaacagaaaaaaaaactgttagataaagaaaagcaagaaaaaaatgcaaacaatagTGATACATTGTCCAATATTTAACTGCATCACAGATATCACAATACAGGCAACTGCAGTATATACcacatgtgttcatgtgagtCACCTATAATACATCACCTTATTTGTGTGTTAACACAGATGCAATCATTAACTGTACACTGTTTCTTCTGCCATATACATGGCTATAAGTTTCAGTGACTTTTGCTGACTTATGACATGAAGCATAAATTAAATGTGCAAAGACAGCAAGGTACACGTGTTCCATTGTTCAAACTTAAACATACAACAGCTGCGTATCAAAACAGTTCATTCTTAAAATGTCTGTGGCAAAAGCAGGATGTGGAATGTTTCTCACCTCCCATCTTTCAGTAGAGCTTCAGCCCGACGCTGAAGCAACTTGTAGAACTGCAACTTGAACTGCTTTCGTTCCAGCTTTTCAGGGTCAGCCCGCGGACAGTAGACGTTGATTACAGTGATGGTTCGCTCTTTGTCCTGACACCTGTGGGTTGTAATATTGAAATATTACTGAAATTCAATCATCATTTTTAGGATTTTTTGAGTGAAAATGAATTCTAAAAATAACCATTAGATCACAAATGTCACCCGTACAGCAAATAAAAAGATCTGTCAAAATAACGGCAATATTATAAATGATTAGCATAGATATCAGCCCTTTTGAACAGCACGGCACATATCAATTATTTCGTCGAGGAAACATCAACCTCGAAGAACTTTTCCCTTACATGATTCTGTGCTGTGTGATGATGGCTCGTCCTTCATTGTCCAAAAGCTGCAGCTCTTCGCTACAGAACTCGTCCTGGTCACCGTAACATCCAACAGCCCCTTCATGGTTGGTCAGCAGACCTGTGAGACCCTCCTCCGCAGCGAACGGAGTGGCGCTGTCTTTACAGTAAGTGGCAACCCCTGTGCATATGAAAGAGAAATTGGATGTGTCAGCAGGGACTATAAAGCATCTGCATGAATAGATAActtcagacaaaaataaaaagctcaGTCACTATCTTCTCACTCTCCTGCAGATGGACAGTTAGATTGATTTTTTGTGGCCcacaaaacagttctggagcCCCGCAGCAAAACTGAATTGCAGCTTTTTCCCATACAGCTGGTCTGAGATCTcaaataaagttgaaaaaaatCCTATTTACACCCTTGTAAAGACAGTGACATTTTCGGctttaaaaaaggtgtaaatgacatcttttcaaatcaatttgtgaaCTCTGGGCTTGAAATATTcttatattttcagtttttttctttacattttcaaaacaagtcatCATTTACTCTTCAGTTGTTCAGAAGAATACTGCAACTCTCTTTTACAGTG
This window harbors:
- the apex2 gene encoding DNA-(apurinic or apyrimidinic site) lyase 2; its protein translation is MRIVTWNINGIRTFRGGIKKALDSLNADIICVQETKVTRDLLDERTAIVEGYNSYFSFSRGRSGYSGVATYCKDSATPFAAEEGLTGLLTNHEGAVGCYGDQDEFCSEELQLLDNEGRAIITQHRIMCQDKERTITVINVYCPRADPEKLERKQFKLQFYKLLQRRAEALLKDGSHVIVLGDVNTSHRPIDHCDPCDSDDFEENPGRKWLNGFLHGVRQEEERNEEKHDEESEVTSADPKNGHGKFVDTFRFFHPTRTSAFTCWSTLTGARQTNYGTRIDYIFADCQLTKEQFVAADIMPEVEGSDHCPVWGQLSCSFLPSTKPPPLCTRYLPEFAGKQQKLSRFFAKVDQKPCPSEQREALPGSQEEEERRENLNPSGAVSISGKKRLLTSDSVVPKGKKTKTVKTSSKPQGSLLSFFKPKFTNLPSTGAPVRDCENTLGLEVIPSQNPQNASIPREDVASVSQLVPEETAPVFDRQPQLRTNSATDENEKRLKTKCLTPQPTVEHSAAKKGTSLGFWKSVLHGPPPPPSCKVHGEPCVLRTVKKEGPNMGKQFFVCARPQGHASNPDARCNFFAWVDKGK